ctgcaacccagaaaaaagaagagagaaaaaaaattcaatttgtctTCCCCCCTCCCCACCCCCATCTTCTCCCCACACCCACTTTCTGCacccaaccccccccccccaaaaaaaaaaacccatatccCGTTGAGGTGGAATCAGGAAACCTTCTCCAGGCTGATTTCGAAGGTTGAGAACCTGGGCGCAGAGAAAATGGGGGGAATGGGTGTGGAGGGAAAGGGTGGGTGCAGCGGAGGATGGACAaactggattttttttttcttctctctcctcttcttcttcttcttacttcttctttctgggtttgTTGGGGAGGGGGGAGAACtgggttgggtttgggtttttttttttccttcctcctcctcttcttctttctgggttaCAGGAAGatggggggggggagagagagaaggggaaaTGACGAACTAatcttaggtttttttttaaaaacttttctttattattttaatatttaaataatagtaaataattttttttagtttttaataattttttaatagaaaatgggtcccggatcaagccacgtcagcatttaactgagaAATTCACGCCAACCCtaacggaaggtataacattggcacaaattagtaagatgaggtatgacattgtcagttttaaaagatgaggtatgaaaatgtcgtgacaccaatagttaaggtagttttttgtactttacccaaatatttttgtcctattttgctagttttactatgtagtactgctatttttcttccaaaatgagggataaaatttcttgcataatttaacaATCCTAAACATGCTTGTAAttgtttcttatcttctaaCTTATCAGGAAattctaagacctttttagctatatgatcttgtaattgtattgtacctgacttgatatacattcctaaaaattctatatcttgcttttctaatgctattttatttttgctaatcacaattccattattgattaattcttgtaaaactatctctaaatgtttcctatgttcatttctatttgtattatgtactaaaatatcatctacataaacactacaaaatttatcatatttcttgaaaatttggtccatctttctttgaaagatcgatggagcagttttaagtccaaatgacataacaagccactcaaagtgtccttctggacaagtaaaagCTGTCtactcaattgattcttctaCTAATCATATTTGCCAAAATCCTGATTTGcaatcaaatttactaaaatatttactctcttgaattttatttataagctcatccttatttggtaacttataactatcttcatatgtattatcatttactctcttgaattttatttataagctcaCCCTCATCCAAACTTGATTACATAATCTTTTTACAATGAAGGACACAGAATAAGAGTTGAGTAACTCGGAAGAGTGTAGAAATTAATCATTCTACTACCAAATTAGGAAAGaataagtggttgtagctttgaaaaaagatgaagcatagataAGCAGTAGGTCCTGAAGATATACCGTTTGAAGTGCGGAAGgtcttgggagagacgggtatagcatggctcacaaaCCTTTTCAATGAGATTTTGAAAGTggagaagatgccaaatgagtggttAAAAAAAGAACTTGGGTGCCTATCTACAATAATAAGAGTgacatacaaaattgcatgaattaaaggaatattaaattaatgagtTATGCAATGAAGCTTTAGGAGAAAGTAATTAAGCATAGATTGAGGAAAGAGACACAGGTTTTAGACAATCAATTTGGGTTCATATCAGGGCGCTCGACTATGGAGGTAATCTATCTATTACGAAGATCGATGAAACGATATAGAGATATGCAAATAGATTTGCACAtgatctttatagatttggaaaaagcgtatgatagggtcttAAGAGAAAGTTTTTGGAGGATTCTAGAGAAGAGAGGAGTATAAGCAGCATTTATCCAAGCAAAAAAAGACATGTATGATGGAGCAATGCCTGCAGTAAGAGCTCCTTAATGACAAACTGAAAGTTTTAGCATAACTTACATCAAGGTTCAACTTTAAGTCCGTACCTTTTTACATTGGTAATGGACAAGTTAATGGgacatatttaagatgatatatCTTGGTGTATGCTTCTTGCAGATGATATAGTGCTTATAGATGAAACGCATGAGGGAGTAAATGCAAAACTTATTCTTTGGCGGGAAATGTTAGAATCTAAAGGTTTTCGCCTAAGTACGTACAAAACAGAGTATACGAAGTGTAAGTTCAGTGGGAATGGGGGTCGAAATGAGATAGGAGTGAGGATTAGAGATCTTGAAGTACCAAACAGTGAACGCTTTCACTATCTTGGATCTATCCTGCAAAAcaatgaagatctcaaccatagaatacaagttgagtggatgaagtggaagagtgcatcaggTGTGTTTTGCGGTCGTCGTATGCCAATAAAGgtcaagagaaaattttataggacaacAATAAGGCCAATAATGCGTTATGGCACAGAATATTAGGCGGTCAAAAATCAACACGTGCAGAAAAATGAGTGTAGCGAAGTTGAGAATGCTTCATTGGATGTGTCGGCACAATAAATTATGTATGAACACGTATACCAAAGGCCTACAGATACTCCAATTAAAAGATGCAATTATGAGACAGAGACTCATGACAAAAGAGGTCGAGGAAGATCTAGGAAGATTAAgaaagagactttaagaaaataTATAGAGTACTTGGAGCTAATTGAATAAATAATGCAAAACTGAGCATAATAACGTTATAGAATTCATTCAGCCGATTCCACTTTATAAAATAAAGCTTGATTGTTGTTGCTGTttaatcttatatatatatatatacagggagcttaaggggagggatccccattttttttaaaaaaatggggacacgctccccaccgttagattgactttaatgaaattgtgtggttgagattaaaacacaggccatagaatctcaaccacaggatttcatttaattcaaatccaacggtggggagcgtgtccccatttttttgaaaaaatggggatccctctccttaagcaattcctatatatatatatatatatatatattacatgaCGTTATACTTTCCTATTTCTCTCAGATTCATAAATTGCTGATGCGGTGCAATAGAGTTGGGTGGGGTTGTCGTTTTTTCACCAAGAAACGAAAGAAAGAAACGCATACTTGATATAGGCATAGACAAAAGAGGAAGTAAGCATCACGTGCCTCGAAGCCAAAAACTTTTGTCAACATTTACGTTTCATTTATTTATCTATCGACCACGTGTTCTGCATGCATGCGTTTCAGTTTTTTCACTGCCTCTCTCTTCTGCTTGAAGATTCTATGCCTTTCTCTGCAGAGAAAACGTTGTCGTTTTATTCTCACCCCCAACGTGGATTGCGAGAGGTGTAGGTTCCACCCCACCCGAAAAAAGGGTAGGGTCCATATCTAGATACAATCGGAAGCCATGCATATATTTGCTCGAGAGGATGCAACGTATTAGCAAATGACATCATGGAAGTCCTATTTTTTGACATCTCAAAAGAGCTACTCGGACTTGCTTACAGCTCCTAAAAAGACCAAAAACTTGTAACTTTCAATTCTCAAATTATTAGAGAAACAGGTAAAAAGCTCACTTTAATAGTATATGATATTGTCTTTAACTTGTTAATTATCATTTGTATAGTATGTCAAGTGTATAGTTTTATCATAACAAAATCTCGATACTAGTTGAAATGAGGTTATGatatttaaacttttattttcttccacATTCTGCCAACGTGGAATATTTCGACATCAGTTACCTCAACTTTTAATTAGATCATAAAATTACCCTCTACTTGCCCAATTATAGCTTGGTATGAATGCTATTGATTGAATTGTCTAGGTTTGTCTAATTCTATGTTCATACAAGCTGGATTAACTAAAATTAACTAACAAGGGTCACATACAAAGAATGTTATTATTATATTGGCCtaaagttttaagtttatatATCAACTTCTTTAATGTCAATACCGTATATTTGAGGTTCTATATTCTTTAACCGACGAAAGGGTTCTATTAAATAATAGTTAAATCATTTTACGTgaaataattattataacttaatGGTGaaaaaatttcccaaaaatCTCGAACTGAATCGAAAAAATcccaatcccaaaccaaaaatttcccaaaccaaaattcccgAAATTTCGGGATGCTATCTCAAACCGATCTCGAAATTTCGGTACGAGATTTGGGATTGGCTTCTCGATATTTCGcgaaccgaaaatatatattatttattattatatatatttatacatatatattatatattattcttttataatcgATGCTAGTAGTTTCTAATTCATGCTCTGCAACCTGGAATGCCCTACACATTGCATATTTTTAATGTTCTGTTTGATACtcatttggattttattattgCTGTTGTCATGGCTGATGATTTCAGAATGCTTGATTCTTTTATCTCTCAACAGATTGCCAAAAaggtttaattaatttgaattttgactctGATAAAAACAGTCAAGCATGCAAGTGTTTGATTAAATGGTAGTGTGAATGGAATGACACTCCTAGTTCATGAAtgtgttcttgaattttatatttgaagaataattcataatttcatattttaatttggGATCCCCGATTTGTCCCAAAATCCCGAAAATATTTctggattcccgaaaatttggtttgggattggtcttcaaattcctaTCTCGAAAAATTTTGATTTGGGATTCGGGATACTAGTTTCGgttcggtatcccataccgaaccacttATTCTAATATGATAAAACAATTTACGGCTCTAGTTAATATTTTCGAAGACTTAACGTCACGATTACAAAATTAGGGTTGAAATCTGGAAAAAACAGTTGTCGGCGTTATCGCCTTAGCACTATTTAAATCGCTCAATTAGGGTTGGAGTAATAATCTTCCAGCCTCCTCAATCAACTTTCATTTCATAACCAAACTCTTCCCCATCCTCTTATAGTAGAGCAATAATAATATATGGTGCATCACCCTCTACCTTGACCGACGCCTGAGAAACTACAATCTGGAGAAAAGTGGAGTTGCACCTCACAAGCGTTATGGTCTTAGTTGTAGTTAGGGATTTCCCGGCTTTGAAATCACACGGTGTCGTGGTTTTAGTCACAGTTTAAGCCAGATAAATGCATTCCAAATACAACAATTACTAGATACATGATGAAAAAAATCAGATCTAGAAAATCATCACTCACATCGAGATCATGAATGTTTGTTACCGGTCCATTTTCGACATCAAATTAATAGTTAGTGGATTCATCAGAATTGGAAACCCTATTTCCGTCTCAAAACCATCAATCGACTTCCATCCTTATTCatttagggaattgttattaacactctaAAAAACAACATAATGTACTTTATGTATATTTTCTCTCTTGTATAAGGGAAAAATACATGATAActattttggagtgctaataacgaTGTACTTTATTAATATGGTAAGTAGTACATACatttaaagtgttgtttgtgATCAAATCATTTGTTTGACAACATTCTTTGAGTCCTTCAACAAAATACAAGTCATTAATTACCGTTCCTATATAATCCATCTCTTTATTTAAGTTCCTAAATTTCAGTCCATTatccatatatataatatattatgtCTTAACTTGTTTACAGTTACTTTTTTCGTCCCCTTTTTTTCTCTAGGCCGCTGGATTGGGGATGGCGGGATCGACGCCAAGCTGCAGGATAGCAATCTCAGTGCAAGTACAACCGGTCAAGACAAGTTAGTTTCACTGATTTGTCCTTTAATTACCAGATCTCTGCAGTAAAGCAAGGGCAGCCACCTAAACAACCCCAAGATCTTGAGTCCAAACCCTTAACACCTGCCCCACAGCCCCCATGTCCAGGTTTCGACGCCCTACAAGCCATTCCCCTTATCACCTACACGTGTGGGTCGCCATGCAGTAACTGCCCTATTACCAAAAAGTGGAAATACGACTTCATTACGACGTATCTACACCCTGTCATCACTGATGCGGGAGGAAGATTTggagaaaacaatttgaaaccaTTAATACGCTTTGGAATAACAaatgttttgtattttaattatttaggaATTTCTTAAGTTATTTTGGGAGTTGTAAGGATATCATGGAAACTTAAAGTCTattcatttgtaaacgcttataAATATTGTACTAGAAAGCCTTGAATGGGAGACTAGAATGAATTAAAATTGTATTTGCCTTGTGCATTTGAAGATAGTGATTTCTCATTCTAAaatcaagcatttggcttggTCGTGTGAGTGAATCCACGATTAGCGACGTAAGCGAGCTCCGTTGCTCCTGGTTGAGCGAATCTCAGGTTATCTATCTTTCCCTCTCCTCGATACCCTTGGTTCTGTCCTGCGTCAATCATCCTAAATGCTGGAAAGGGATACTCttcggatcccttcctcctaatccactaAGTCTGAGGatccggaccattgaaatttgatcaaacaactaaaattattataatttttaaaatgggcccctgtttgtagcggttgaatcaaatttcaatagtacGAATCTCCGAACTtagtggattaggaggaagggatccaaTCCCTTTCCCTAAACGCCCATCAACACCTGGCCGAAGCTCCTGATTTCTGCCAACAACTGTCTCACTCTTGGAGTATCAACCTCCATACAAATGCAATTTATGTAATCCACACCCAAAATTGATATTTCTGCTCCAACATATTAACGCCCGTTACCGACTAGCTGACGGTGGTTGAAATCACAGTTAAAACTTTAACCCTATCTAGAGAGCACTCCCCACACTATAAATACACCCTCTCCGGTGGCTGTCCAACTCGTCCCATATCGTATaagctcttttctttcaatccTCTGTAGTCGAAGCCATGATGCAAGGTGTGCATCCGGGTTACTATTACCAGTTGGTTGACCTGAGCGTGTACTATTCGGGTCTTCTCAGGAGTCCGGTCCAGTACCAGTGCCAGTACCACGACCCGATGATCGACAATGCCATCTTTGGGTCGGACGAATTCCGGATGTACGCTTACAAGGTGAAGCGTTGCCAACGCATGGGAGCCCACGACTGGACGGAGTGCCCGTACGCTCACCGCGGCGAGAAGGCCCAGCGCCGTGACCCCCGCAAATTCGCCTACGCGGCGATTATTTGCCCGGCATTTCGCAGCACCGGTTACTGCCGCAAGGGAGACCGTTGCGAATGTGCTCACGGAGTGTTCGAGTATTGGCTCCACCCGGCCAAGTACCGCACCCGTGCATGCGCTAGTCTCGAGAATGGGTACTGCCCGCGCAAAGTGTGCTTCTTCGCTCATACGCCCGACGAGCTCCGCCCGCAACACACGTATTCCGGCCACAAGTACTATGTTGCTTATGATCAGCAAGCAGGTTTTTATCCTCCCTACCACTACTACCAGTACCAGAACAACAGCGACCTGTACCGTGCGGCCCCAAGGACCCCGAAGGCCAACCGTGGAGGAGGAGGCGTGGCAACGGAAGCACCGTGGACGGCTGCGAAGTATCAGACTATGATGACCAACAAGAAGATCGTCGACGAGTCTTGCTTGAAGGTGGAGGAATTCCTGAACAGTCTGAGGGCGTTGAAGCTGAGTGACTATGAGATGGAGTATGACCAAGGTGAAATCGATGCTGCTTGTGGGATGAAGAGTTATGGTGGTGGGGAGGCGTCGGTGTCGGAGATGCCTCAGTTTGACTGGATTAACAAGCTGCTGCAGTAAATCTCTCGAGCTCACTAGAGCGGGAGAGTCCGAAAATGTGAAACAAGTGTGTAGATTGACGATGAGGAGATATTGGGGTCAATTGGTGTTGAATTATGTGGCGTTCTACTGTGCAAATTAATGGTTTCCTTTCCTCCATTTAAGTTTAATGCTAGCTAGTAATAAGGAGGAATGTAAGATTATGTTGTAATTTTCGTTTTTAATTATGTCAGTAAATGTGCTACCTACACTAGTCGGTGGTATTTAGAAGAGTCTGTAACAATATTATGTGTAATGAAATGTAAATCGTGTTATTATTAAGCCTTGTTGCTCTTTGTTatgtttgatttcttcttttaggACTTGGATCCTTCTTTATTTTCCTCGATTTTCATTCATTAAATCCAAGCCTTAATTTCTTAGATATGGAAAAAGGAATTTTAATAAAGGGCTCctcacaattttattttttactacaAAATTATGAAGGATATTTCTTATTCCTAAAGTCACAAAAGAAATAGAAAGTAGTCTAACATAGAATTTAACTCCAAGCTCAAATACAAGtgtgaccttttttttttacattagtAATAGAGAAAGTTGTGTAAAAGCTttttgataaatgaaaaaaTATATGTGTGAAACTTTCCATTAATATTCTAAAAGAAGAAGTCatgcttcttttttctttttagattTTAGAGTACCATTGTAATAAAGAAAGTTGTGGAAAAACTtattgataaataaaaaaatatatgtgagAAACTTTCTATTAATAttctaaaagaagaaatcaagctTCTTTGTTGACCTCCTTAGACATTTCATAATCATAATTGTATATTCACCGTAGACATTTCataatcataattttttaatttcttaatctACATTTAAAGATCATGCTTACAAGAAAAAATTTGAATCAAAGatcataattatatatatatatatggtaatgctaagaagattaaatttagaaactaaatgatgtgtcaccaatagaaataaacacgtttagcaacgtttaagtaataaatcaatcatcaactttcattgcctttagtttccaaaattttgCCTCCCTAACATTATCCTGTTAATATATATTGGGTGTGAATTACAATAACTCTCAGTACATTACATAGTAATCTAATCTTTTATAGGGATCCATCGTCTCCTTTATATAGACCTTTAGTCAGCCTAAAATTTGTGGGTTTTAAGggcctgtttggtatcctatttgaaattttttatcatttctcaaaacattttttaaaaatatttcttgaaaacattttttttaaactcaaaaacttgattggtttgcaatttaaaatttttaaatcttacgacttAAACTATAAAAAGAGATCTAAAAAGATGAGGTCGCATGagaggagaaagaggagagaggatgaaagaaagtaagagatgattgaaggaaatagaaagaagagagaggccCGGAcaagatagagaggaagaggagtgagCGAAAGAACCGAGAGAATAAAGAGAGCAGAttggaggagagacgaaaaagttaaaaaaaaaaaagagaagataaGAAGAAAAGGGtgagagatagatttggagtgggaggggaggagggagagaaaataaattagtgagtttaactttaaaaattttaaaaactcactttttatgtttttagagaatagattatattttttttgttagtcttgagtttaatttttttaaatagtcttaccaaataagtttttaaaacctaaaacttgaaaattatattttaatttaaaaaattgaatccAAGTAACCATGCCTTAAGTTTCTTACCACCCAAAAGTAAATGGGTTATACACGTAGGCCCTGTAGGCTACTTCTCCACTGTCTGACTGACATATGGAGAAGGAGTGACATATGCACAGGACTACTTGGTTTCCCGAGTCAACACCCCACTAGCGCACCGCTTGTGTTGTGCGAGCTTCATTTCTATGTTTTgtacttgtttattttgttcattTCCTCAGTAGACTAAACAGAAATCACTTAAATCGAGCGATTAGTCTAACAACATCCATATCCTTTCGTGGACCTTATTCTCTGTTGCTACCAACGCATAACCTGAAGAAAATATGATTTGTGATCAACAGGGCACGAATACGAAAAAATAGGACCCATGCATTACCAGGTCTTCTAGCTTGCTTTTGGACCTCGTTTTATATGTTAATTATTGCATCATTTTACTtgagtttttgaaaataaaattaatattctttGGATGTACTCCACTAATTGTTCTATCActatttaatcatttttaattttgacatTACACGCACGGTTTGTCTAATAACTACATATATCAATAGCTAGCTGCAATATAATACCGTCTATTTTCCTTTTTACTACTTATAGGTACCGTTATTCCACAAGCTAGATGATGTTATTCTGGACAACATTTGTGACCTTGTCCGGCCAACGGTCTACTCCAAGGGTGAAAAGGTTGGAAATTACAGTTCCAAACAGCCACGGTTCGATTCCGAAACGTCAGGAATAACTGATTCTCATACAGAAATATGAAGGCCGATGGTGTCATGAATTGAGTTCTGCTTACCTCTGTCATCTCAAAATTGCGAACCTACAGATAATAGCAGTCAGACGTACAAATCCAAATGAATAAATTATAGTACTTCTACAAGATATCAAGAAGTCCCTCacatcaagaatttgaaggttcTCATTTTCTTGCTTTACAAGAAGCGTTTCATTGAACTGTTCGATGAAATCCACCTTCTTATTCCGATGAAGGAGAGGGTTAAAGGATTTGAGGACAGTACCATCTGTTGAATTATAAGTATTTGAGCTGAAAAGTTTTTTAGAATAAGTTTCTGTTTTGAATTGGTGTATTCACTTGTGCAAATGAGGCAAAGTGTAAATGTCTAGTTTTGTAaaaaggccatgagtgccatgtgttGAGTGATCCATGAGATTAGAAAGATGTGTGTCTAGGATGAAATGTAGTGTATGTGTGGTCCCAAGTGCTAGGCCATCAGTTATGTAAAAGCATGTGCTTCGTGTTTTTTCATCAACACAGAGAAATATTCTCTCTGCAATTTgacagagagaagaagaaaactatTCATCTTCCATTGTGTTCTTCGGTTTGTTTTTGCTATTAGTTAAGCTTTCTTTCTTAAGTTTAAATCTCTTCAATTCAGaaacactaacatggcctcagagcctggTTGGATTTAACAATCTGGGCGTAAATCTGTGAAGTAGTCGAGCTCAATCGAAGCTCTCTTGAAACTCTGTGAAGGTTGTCGATTCAGATCAAAACCATGTCTGGATCTGGAGGCTCGGAAGTGAGGACTCCAATCTTCTCCGGTGAGAACTACAAGTTCTGGAGAATCAAAATGGTGACAATCTTCAAATCACATGGGTTGTGGAATCTGGTGGAGAAAGGAGTTAAAACGTCGGatccgaagaagaagaagtctgaAGGATCGTCGGAGGAtgatggagatgaagaaatgtcAGCTGTGTTGATGCAAGACGCAAAGGCTTTGGGAATCATTCAGAATGCAGTCTCGGATCAAATCTTCCCTCGAATCGCCAATGCCGAGTCAGCGAAGATGGCATGGGATTTGTTGTATGGAGAGTATCATGGTGGTGATCAGGTACGATCTGTGAAATTGCAGAATCTTAGAAGAGAATTTGAATATGCTAGGATGCGAGATGATGAGTCTTTGTCTAGCTATCTTACACGGTTGAATGATCTAATAAATCAGATGAGAACATTTGGTGAATCTTTGTCGAATGAGAGACTAGTGCAGAAGGTCCTGATAAGTCTTAGCAAACCTTATGATTCTATCTGTTTGGTTATAGAAAATACAAAGTGCTTAGAGACTGTGGAATTGCAGGAAGTAGTTGCAATCTTAAAGAGTCAAGAACAACGGTTCGATTTGCATATGGTTGATGCAAATGAGAGAGCATTCTCTTCACTCTCTGTGAATCCAAAGGAGCAGAACAAGAGTGGTGGTCATTCGAGTTCATCTAGAACTCAGAGAAATTGGAATTCTAAAGGTAAGAAATGGgaatcaaaacccaaatttcagcAGAAATCTCCTCTGCACAATTATCAGAGTGCAAATGCACCTCAGTCTGTGGGTCAGGAGGTTGCAAAGCCTCAGTGCAAAGTGTGTTCTAAGTATCACTTTGGTGAGTGTAGATACAAAGGGAAACCAAAGTGTTTCAACTGTGATAAATTTGGGCATTGGGCTAGGGAGTGTAATGTAGGCAGGTCAGTGCAAAAGGCAAATAATGCAAGTCAACTGGAGATGACAGGAAATCTGTTTTATGCAAACAACACTGTCACAGAACCAAAGGTGAATGGAGAGTGGTATGTAGACAGTGGTTGTAGCAATCACATGACAGGAAATGTCGATTTGCTTGTTGAGGTTAGAACCAATGTAGCTGTTAAAGTCCAAATGCCAACTGGAGATCTTGTGAATGTTGCAGGAATGGGATCTTTAGTTATTGATACAAATAAAGGGAGAAAATATGTTAGAGAAGTAATGTATCTTCCCGGGTTAAAGGAGAACTTACTCAGTGTTGGTCAGATGGATGAACATGGATACTTCTTGGTGTTTGGAGGTGGAATGTGCAATGTGTATGATGGTCCATCACTAGAATGCTTGGTTATGAGagtgaaaaagaaagtaaatagGTGTTATCCACTGACTTTGTTCTCTGAAAATCAAATGGTGCTGAAAGCAAGTGTTACTCACTCCACTGAGATTTGGCACAGGAGATTTGGACATCTACATTTTGGTGGTCTCAAACAATTGAGAGACAAGGAAATGGTACATGGTTTGCCACAGCTTGCAGAGTACAATGGAGTCTGTGAAGGATGCCAATTTGGTAAACAACACAGAGAAGAATTCTCTAGAAATCAGGTGTATAGAGCAACTGCTCCACTTGAATTGATTCATGTCGATTTGTGTGGACCTATGAAGACTGAGTCACTTGCTGGAAATAAGTATTTCATGCTGCTGATAGATGATTTTACCAGAATGATTTGGGTCTATTTCTTGAGATATAAGTCAGATGCGTTCAACTGTTTTAAGAAATTCAAAGCTATGGCAAAATTACAAAGTGGTTTCAAGATTAAAACATTGAGAAGTGACAGAGGAGGGGAGTTCAAGTCTGCAGAATTTGATCAGTTCTGTGAGAAAGAAGGTTTACAAAGACAGCTTACTCTTGcatatactccacaacaaaatggagtagtgGAAAGAAAGAACAGAACAGTGATTGAAATGGCGAAATCTATGTTGCATGAGAAGAGGATGCCATACTTTCTCTGGGCAGAAGCTGTGCATACATCTGTGTATATTCTGAATAGATGCCCCACAAAGGCCTTAAACAACATTACACCTTTTGAAGCTTATTCTGGTAGAAAGCCAGGAATAGCTCATCTGAGAGTATTTGGATCTCTGTGTTATGTTCATGTTCCAAGTGAACAGAGACATAAACTGGAACCAAAAAGTCTAAAAGGAGTATTTGTGGGGTATGCAACTTGTGAGAAGGGGTATAGGGTGTTTGATCCATTATCTAAGAAGTTGTTCTTGTCAAGAGACATTGT
This region of Malus domestica chromosome 07, GDT2T_hap1 genomic DNA includes:
- the LOC103410262 gene encoding zinc finger CCCH domain-containing protein 54-like (The RefSeq protein has 1 substitution compared to this genomic sequence), which gives rise to MMQGVHPGYYYQLVDLSVYYSGLLRSPVQYQCQYHDPMIDNAIFGSDEFRMYAYKVKRCQRMGAHDWTECPYAHRGEKAQRRDPRKFAYAAIICPAFRSTGYCRKGDRCECAHGVFEYWLHPAKYRTRACASLENGYCPRKVCFFAHTPDELRPQHTYSGHKYYVAYDQQAGFYPPYHYYQYQNNSDLYREAPRTPKANRGGGGVATEAPWTAAKYQTMMTNKKIVDESCLKVEEFLNSLRALKLSDYEMEYDQGEIDAACGMKSYGGGEASVSEMPQFDWINKLLQ